From the Oncorhynchus nerka isolate Pitt River linkage group LG28, Oner_Uvic_2.0, whole genome shotgun sequence genome, one window contains:
- the LOC115112229 gene encoding LOW QUALITY PROTEIN: beta,beta-carotene 15,15'-dioxygenase-like (The sequence of the model RefSeq protein was modified relative to this genomic sequence to represent the inferred CDS: inserted 1 base in 1 codon) — MFQSIIGKNGTESPEPVKAEVTGCVPEWLQGTLLRNGPGLFKVGDTEYNHWFDGMALIHSFTFKDGEVYYRSKFLRSDTFKKNTQANKIVVSEFGTMIYPDPCKNIFSKAFSYLLAAIPDFTDNNLINIIRYXEDYYASSEVNYMNQIDPMTLDVIGKMNYRNHIALNLATSHPHYDDEGNTYNMGTALMRFGMPNYVIFKVPVNASDKEHKKPALRKVKRVCNIPFRSTLFPSYFHSFGMTENYIIFVEQPFKLDIVRLATAIFRSANWASCLRYDKEDITLIHLVDKKTGKAVSTKFYTDALVVFHHINAYEDDGHVVFDMVTYKDSNLYEMFYLANLRKETHEFIESNNANFSPPVCQRFVLPLTVDKDTPKGTNLVRLKDTTAKTVMQRDGSLYCLPDTIFEGLELPGINYKFNGRKYRYFYGSRVEWTPHPNKIGKGDIVTRKYIEWTEEDCYPSEPVFVATPGAVEEDDGVILSSVVSLNPKKSPFMLVLNAKTFEEIARASIDASIHMDLHGHFIPTQSTN; from the exons ATGTTTCAATCCATCATCGGCAAGAACGGGACTGAATCACCCGAACCTGTCAAAGCAGAAGTAACAG GATGTGTCCCTGAGTGGCTACAAGGGACATTGCTGCGCAATGGGCCTGGTCTCTTTAAAGTGGGAGACACTGAATACAACCACTGGTTTGATGGCATGGCCTTAATTCATAGTTTCACCTTCAAAGATG GTGAGGTGTACTACAGGAGTAAATTCCTGAGGAGTGACACCTTCAAGAAAAACACTCAGGCAAACAAGATTGTTGTGTCAGAATTTGGGACCATGATCTATCCCGATCCCTgcaaaaacatattttcaaa AGCCTTCTCCTACCTTCTCGCTGCCATCCCAGACTTCACAGATAACAACCTGATAAACATCATTAGAT GGGAGGACTACTATGCCTCATCAGAAGTCAACTACATGAATCAAATTGACCCAATGACCCTGGACGTAATTGGAAAG ATGAACTACAGGAATCACATTGCTCTGAACCTGGCAACTTCACACCCTCACTACGATGATGAGGGAAACACCTATAACATGGGAACTGCCCTCATGAGGTTTGGCATGCCCAACTATGTCATCTTCAAGGTTCCAGTAAATGCATCAG ATAAGGAGCATAAGAAGCCTGCCCTGCGGAAGGTGAAGCGGGTCTGCAATATACCGTTTCGCTCTACCCTCTTTCCCAGCTACTTCCACAGCTTCGGCATGACAGAGAATTACATCATCTTTGTCGAGCAGCCATTCAAACTGGACATCGTCAGACTGGCCACAGCTATATTTAGAAGCGCCAACTGGGCCAGCTGCCTCAGATACGACAAAGAGGACATT ACGCTGATCCACCTGGTCGACAAGAAGACTGGGAAGGCTGTGTCCACCAAGTTCTACACAGATGCCCTGGTGGTTTTCCACCACATCAACGCCTACGAGGACGACGGCCATGTAGTGTTTGACATGGTCACCTACAAAGACAGCAATCTGTATGAAATGTTCTACTTAGCGAACCTGAGAAAGGAAACCCATGAATTCATTGAGAGCAACAATGCCAACTTCTCCCCACCAGTCTGCCAGAGATTCGTCTTGCCTCTCACTGTTGACAag GATACTCCAAAAGGAACAAATCTTGTGAGGCTCAAAGACACAACAGCCAAAACAGTGATGCAGAGAGATGGCTCGCTGTATTGCCTGCCGGACACAATATTTGAAG GGTTGGAGTTGCCAGGGATTAACTACAAATTCAATGGCAGGAAGTACCGTTATTTCTATGGCTCAAGAGTGGAGTGGACTCCACACCCAAATAAG ATTGGGAAGGGGGACATTGTGACCAGAAAGTACATTGAGTGGACAGAAGAGGACTGCTACCCCTCTGAGCCTGTGTTTGTTGCCACACCAGGAGCtgtggaggaggatgatg GAGTCATTTTGTCCTCAGTCGTCTCACTCAATCCAAAGAAATCCCCCTTCATGCTTGTCCTTAATGCCAAAACCTTTGAGGAAATTGCTCGTGCCTCAATCGACGCCAGCATTCACATGGATCTGCATGGACACTTCATTCCCACACAGAGCACCAACTGA